One Aquisediminimonas profunda genomic region harbors:
- a CDS encoding DUF1254 domain-containing protein, translating into MTRWIVPLLVFLATAAGAWHATLAAATFGLMEGAVRRLSARAGVNTMSYGQLATPANQPIVRPSPDLAYSSCPFDLSAGPLLIRYVPVAGRYSSLSVFDARTDVVFVRNDTQAEGKPVRIAIAREGQKVPAGVETIRVGYDRGIALVRLLLADPAEIAQFDTIRRQSNCATIRG; encoded by the coding sequence ATGACGCGCTGGATCGTTCCGCTTCTCGTCTTTCTGGCAACTGCGGCAGGGGCCTGGCATGCGACACTGGCTGCTGCGACTTTCGGCCTGATGGAGGGCGCAGTGCGACGCCTGTCTGCGCGGGCTGGCGTGAACACCATGTCCTATGGTCAGCTCGCTACCCCCGCCAATCAGCCGATTGTCAGGCCGAGCCCGGATCTCGCCTATTCAAGTTGTCCCTTTGATCTTTCGGCGGGGCCGCTCCTGATCCGGTATGTGCCCGTCGCTGGCCGTTATTCTTCGCTCAGTGTTTTTGATGCGCGGACTGACGTGGTCTTTGTGCGAAACGATACGCAGGCTGAAGGCAAGCCGGTCCGGATCGCCATCGCCCGCGAGGGCCAGAAGGTTCCGGCTGGTGTCGAGACCATCCGCGTCGGTTATGATCGCGGGATTGCACTTGTAAGGCTATTGCTTGCCGATCCAGCGGAAATTGCGCAGTTCGACACCATCAGACGGCAATCGAACTGCGCCACGATCAGAGGCTAG
- a CDS encoding type II secretion system F family protein: MQTGGPTLLGVDVLWVATILSAIATLAVIFALYTATTVRDPMASRVKALNERREQLKAGIIVSSGKRRAKLTQKNETTDRMRSLLSSLRVLQEEQLKAAQTKLVQAGIRSKDAAVAVIFARMVLPIVIGGGVALAVYAFGWHADWSATKKFFLVSGALIGSYKAPDIFIQNKVSKRSDLIRKGLPDALDLLVICAEAGLTVDAAFHRVARELGKAYPELGDEFALTAIELGFLTERRMAFENLSRRVALDAVRGVVTTMIQTEKYGTPLASALRVLSAEFRNERMMRAEEKAARLPAIMTVPLILFILPVLFVVILGPAACSISDTFVNGKI; encoded by the coding sequence ATGCAAACGGGTGGGCCAACATTGCTGGGAGTCGACGTCCTCTGGGTCGCGACAATTTTGTCGGCAATTGCGACTCTTGCCGTCATCTTCGCGCTCTATACTGCGACAACGGTTCGCGATCCGATGGCCAGCCGCGTCAAGGCGCTGAATGAGCGTCGCGAGCAGTTGAAGGCCGGCATCATTGTTTCGAGCGGGAAGCGGCGCGCAAAGCTGACGCAGAAGAATGAGACCACGGACCGCATGCGCTCGCTGCTCTCTTCGCTGCGGGTCTTGCAGGAAGAACAACTCAAGGCCGCGCAGACAAAACTGGTCCAGGCAGGCATTCGTTCAAAAGACGCAGCCGTCGCGGTCATCTTCGCGCGCATGGTCTTGCCGATCGTTATTGGCGGTGGCGTCGCGCTGGCTGTCTATGCCTTTGGCTGGCATGCAGACTGGTCGGCCACAAAGAAGTTCTTCCTCGTGTCTGGCGCTCTGATCGGCAGCTACAAGGCGCCTGACATCTTCATCCAGAACAAGGTTTCGAAGCGTTCCGACCTGATCCGCAAGGGCTTGCCTGACGCACTCGACCTGCTGGTCATTTGTGCGGAAGCCGGCCTCACAGTCGATGCCGCTTTTCATCGCGTCGCACGCGAGCTTGGCAAGGCTTACCCGGAACTTGGCGACGAATTCGCGCTGACCGCGATCGAGCTTGGCTTCCTCACAGAGCGTCGCATGGCATTCGAAAACCTGTCGCGACGCGTTGCGCTTGATGCAGTTCGCGGCGTCGTCACAACAATGATCCAGACCGAGAAATACGGTACGCCGCTCGCGTCCGCACTGCGTGTTCTTTCCGCCGAATTCCGGAATGAGCGCATGATGCGTGCGGAAGAAAAGGCTGCGCGCCTTCCCGCGATCATGACGGTGCCGCTTATCCTTTTCATCCTTCCGGTGCTGTTCGTTGTCATCCTCGGCCCAGCGGCCTGCTCGATCAGCGACACCTTCGTAAACGGAAAGATCTAG
- a CDS encoding type II secretion system F family protein has protein sequence MQWIVVVAGMILSLIMLGVAFSGPSFAKAQSRRIDGVKARHGDMPSYTVESQMRKITANRGSRADGIASKYIPNPALLAKRLQQTGKNWSLAKYVMTCVGIMLVITLLALIKGAPIILGLLAGSAIGLLVPHLIVGSQIKKRINNFNAKFPDAIELMVRGLRSGLPISETLGIVASEVPDPVGSEFRGVADRIKIGKTMEMALEEAADRIGTAEFQFFCITLAIQRETGGNLAETLSNLADVLRKRAQMKLKIRAMSSESKASAYIIGVLPFGVFGMIMYVNPPYMMHFFEDQRLMVAGLGGMVWMGIGAFIMSKMISFEI, from the coding sequence ATGCAGTGGATCGTGGTAGTCGCCGGGATGATCTTGAGCCTGATCATGCTGGGCGTGGCCTTCTCCGGGCCGTCGTTTGCTAAGGCGCAGTCGCGTCGTATCGACGGGGTAAAGGCACGTCATGGGGACATGCCATCGTACACCGTCGAATCCCAGATGCGCAAGATTACGGCGAACCGGGGATCGCGCGCGGACGGCATTGCAAGCAAGTATATTCCCAATCCTGCACTGCTCGCAAAGCGCCTGCAACAGACGGGCAAGAATTGGTCGCTCGCGAAATATGTCATGACCTGCGTCGGGATCATGCTCGTCATCACCTTGCTGGCCCTGATCAAGGGCGCGCCGATCATTCTGGGGCTGCTCGCCGGTTCGGCCATCGGACTTCTGGTGCCGCATCTGATTGTCGGAAGCCAGATCAAGAAGCGGATCAACAACTTCAATGCCAAATTTCCCGACGCCATCGAGCTTATGGTTCGCGGTCTGCGGTCTGGTCTGCCCATCTCTGAAACGCTTGGAATCGTTGCGAGCGAAGTTCCCGACCCCGTGGGTTCGGAGTTTCGCGGTGTCGCAGACCGCATCAAGATCGGCAAGACAATGGAAATGGCGCTGGAGGAAGCTGCCGATCGTATCGGAACGGCCGAATTTCAATTCTTTTGTATCACGCTTGCGATCCAGCGCGAAACGGGCGGCAACCTGGCAGAAACACTCTCAAACCTGGCAGACGTGTTGCGCAAGCGCGCCCAGATGAAGCTCAAGATCAGGGCGATGTCGTCCGAATCCAAGGCGTCCGCCTACATTATCGGCGTGCTCCCCTTCGGTGTGTTCGGCATGATCATGTACGTGAACCCGCCCTATATGATGCACTTCTTCGAAGACCAGCGACTGATGGTCGCAGGCCTTGGCGGCATGGTGTGGATGGGCATCGGTGCATTCATCATGTCCAAGATGATCAGTTTCGAAATCTGA
- a CDS encoding pilus assembly protein CpaE, with protein MNAPWSPSRHGATTRDPFSAYICDDATADTIRPVCAEMGWPVEKINKGGLRNAVQSLSVSASPNILFVDLSESGDPLNDINALAEVCEPGTVVIAAGEVNDVRLYRDLVASGIQDYLLKPFNADQLREAFAHAQAVLNGPRHSEPVADRPHMTAAIIGARGGVGASTIAASLAWLFSDSQKRSTALLDLDVHFGTGALSLDLEPGRGLTDAIENPGRIDGLFIERAMVRANDKLSILSAEAPMSQPLLSDGGAFYQLQEEMRAAFECTVIDLPRQMVIQHPHLMNEIQSVVVVSELTLVGARDVIRILSWLKANAPHANVVVTLNRVGPNGTTELSKKDFESSIERKVDFVIPLDAKVVCQAAKLGKPVVEVGKTSKVGQELQAIGTRLLLTADGGDDSVDIGGAKSGKSASLADKIGSLRSLLPSKKAKADLDA; from the coding sequence ATGAACGCGCCATGGTCTCCCAGTCGCCACGGTGCGACAACACGTGATCCTTTTTCTGCTTACATCTGCGACGATGCTACGGCGGATACCATCCGCCCCGTCTGCGCAGAAATGGGCTGGCCGGTCGAAAAGATCAACAAGGGCGGCCTGCGCAACGCAGTCCAGTCGCTCTCCGTGTCCGCCAGCCCGAACATCCTGTTTGTAGATCTGTCCGAATCCGGTGATCCGCTGAACGACATCAATGCGCTTGCAGAGGTCTGCGAGCCTGGTACCGTTGTAATCGCTGCGGGCGAAGTCAACGATGTCAGGCTCTATCGGGATCTCGTGGCGAGCGGGATTCAGGACTATCTGCTGAAGCCTTTCAATGCCGACCAGCTGCGCGAAGCCTTCGCACATGCCCAGGCCGTTCTGAACGGGCCGCGCCACAGCGAACCTGTCGCGGATCGTCCGCACATGACGGCGGCCATCATTGGCGCACGCGGCGGCGTAGGTGCTTCGACCATTGCCGCATCGCTGGCCTGGCTTTTCAGCGACAGCCAAAAGCGCTCAACGGCATTGCTCGACCTCGATGTTCACTTCGGGACCGGCGCTCTGTCTCTTGATCTCGAACCGGGTCGAGGCCTGACGGATGCCATCGAAAATCCAGGGCGTATCGACGGCCTGTTCATCGAGCGCGCCATGGTGCGTGCGAATGACAAGCTTTCGATCCTGTCGGCCGAAGCTCCAATGAGCCAGCCCCTGCTGAGCGATGGTGGAGCCTTCTACCAGCTTCAGGAAGAAATGCGCGCGGCCTTCGAATGCACCGTCATCGATCTGCCACGCCAGATGGTCATCCAGCATCCGCACCTGATGAACGAGATCCAGTCAGTGGTTGTTGTCTCGGAGCTTACACTCGTTGGCGCACGCGACGTGATCCGAATTCTGTCCTGGCTCAAAGCGAATGCCCCGCATGCAAATGTGGTGGTAACGCTGAATCGGGTCGGGCCGAACGGAACGACCGAGCTTTCGAAGAAGGATTTCGAATCTTCGATCGAACGCAAGGTCGATTTCGTGATCCCGCTTGACGCAAAAGTTGTCTGCCAAGCCGCAAAGCTGGGCAAGCCAGTTGTCGAAGTCGGCAAGACATCCAAGGTCGGCCAGGAGCTGCAGGCGATTGGCACGCGTCTCCTTCTCACGGCCGACGGCGGCGACGACAGCGTCGATATTGGCGGAGCCAAATCCGGAAAGTCGGCCTCCCTTGCGGACAAGATTGGCAGCCTGCGCTCACTTCTCCCGTCGAAGAAGGCAAAGGCCGATCTGGACGCGTGA
- a CDS encoding CpaD family pilus assembly protein: MRASHFATLIGMSVALTACGTQNRGVEAVHQPVVSKSNYVLDVNSGYEGLAPGESSRVAGWFESLRLGYGDHVSVDAAGGSDAAAREAVADVAARYGLLIDPTAPVTNGEIAPGKVRVVVSRTTAKVPNCPDWSDKGGNDFNSNTMSNYGCSINSNLAAMVANPEDLIYGQRATGANDASTASKAINSYRNRKPTGEGELKQESSRSN, from the coding sequence ATGCGTGCATCCCACTTTGCAACCCTGATTGGAATGAGCGTCGCGCTCACCGCGTGCGGGACCCAAAATCGGGGCGTTGAGGCGGTCCATCAGCCGGTCGTCAGCAAATCCAACTATGTGCTGGACGTCAATTCGGGCTATGAAGGCCTCGCACCTGGTGAATCCAGCCGCGTAGCCGGCTGGTTCGAATCCCTCCGACTTGGCTATGGCGACCACGTGTCGGTCGATGCGGCCGGCGGCAGCGATGCTGCGGCACGGGAGGCGGTTGCCGATGTGGCTGCGCGCTATGGCCTGCTCATCGACCCAACCGCCCCTGTAACCAATGGCGAAATCGCCCCTGGTAAGGTTCGCGTCGTCGTCAGCCGCACAACGGCAAAGGTGCCGAACTGCCCTGACTGGAGTGACAAGGGTGGTAACGATTTCAATTCCAACACCATGTCCAACTATGGATGCAGCATCAATTCGAACCTTGCTGCCATGGTCGCGAACCCGGAAGACCTGATTTACGGACAGCGGGCGACTGGCGCGAACGACGCTTCGACGGCGTCAAAGGCGATCAATTCCTATCGGAACCGCAAGCCAACGGGCGAAGGTGAGCTGAAACAAGAAAGTTCGAGGAGCAACTGA
- a CDS encoding type II and III secretion system protein family protein, whose amino-acid sequence MKKSQLFASASAMRLATMIAGSAMLVSAIAADAAPKKNQSYPAVNVSSGAPRTQRPSTDLNLSVGRGQLINLSAPISDVFVANEDVADVQVRSATQIYVFAKKPGESSVFATTRSGTVVYSANVRAGTNTNSIDSMLKLAMPEAVIQSTPMNGLVLLTGTVAGPEDSAEAERLVQAFVGDDTKVVSRLRTATPLQVNLQVKIAEVSRTLVKELGVNLLNRDTTGGFLFGISQGRNFGTIGNIPTTGFPTVPASNFFPGATGTVTINPATGLPIFGGVGTAYDFKNLGLGAGKTSIGLAGKFLGLDLASAIDLAETEGLVTTLAQPNLTALSGETASFLAGGEFPIPISQQLGSVSIEYKQYGVSLAFSPTVLADGRISMRVRPEVSELTNEGSVTLNGYTVPGITTRRAETTVELGSGQSFMIGGLMRNSQTNSIDRAPGLGNVPVLGALFRSTRYRKSETELVIIVTPYLVKPVSANQIALPTDGFKAATDAQRILLGQTHSGDSGEKRPVPTEAPPATIVAPSVGASAKPSTDKQTKTSQAAPAPGFSGN is encoded by the coding sequence ATGAAAAAATCGCAACTCTTCGCCAGTGCCTCGGCCATGCGCCTTGCCACGATGATTGCCGGATCGGCGATGCTGGTCAGCGCAATCGCAGCAGACGCCGCACCGAAAAAGAACCAGTCCTATCCAGCGGTCAATGTTTCGAGCGGCGCCCCGCGCACGCAACGTCCTTCAACGGACCTGAACCTCTCAGTCGGTCGCGGTCAGCTGATCAACCTGTCCGCTCCCATCAGTGACGTCTTCGTCGCCAATGAAGATGTAGCTGACGTCCAGGTTCGTTCGGCAACGCAGATCTATGTGTTTGCCAAGAAGCCAGGCGAATCGAGCGTGTTCGCGACAACCCGTTCCGGAACAGTCGTCTATTCGGCGAACGTCCGGGCCGGCACGAACACCAATTCCATCGATTCGATGCTGAAGCTCGCGATGCCGGAAGCGGTCATCCAGAGCACGCCAATGAACGGCCTTGTCCTCTTGACCGGCACCGTTGCTGGGCCGGAAGACAGTGCAGAGGCAGAACGGCTCGTCCAGGCCTTTGTGGGCGACGACACGAAGGTCGTCAGCCGCCTGCGGACTGCAACGCCATTGCAGGTGAATCTGCAGGTCAAGATTGCCGAAGTCAGCCGCACGCTGGTCAAGGAACTCGGGGTCAACCTGCTGAACCGTGACACAACCGGCGGGTTCCTGTTCGGAATTTCGCAGGGCCGCAATTTCGGAACCATCGGGAATATCCCGACGACCGGCTTTCCGACCGTGCCTGCATCGAACTTCTTTCCGGGCGCCACCGGTACGGTGACAATCAACCCTGCCACGGGCCTCCCGATTTTTGGCGGCGTCGGCACAGCGTATGATTTCAAGAATCTTGGCCTTGGCGCGGGCAAGACCTCAATTGGCCTTGCAGGCAAGTTCCTCGGTCTGGACCTGGCGTCCGCCATCGACCTTGCTGAAACCGAAGGCCTGGTGACGACGCTCGCCCAGCCGAATCTGACGGCGCTTTCGGGCGAAACCGCCAGCTTCCTCGCCGGTGGCGAATTCCCGATCCCGATTTCACAGCAGTTGGGTTCGGTCTCGATCGAATACAAGCAATATGGCGTCAGCCTGGCGTTCAGCCCGACGGTCCTTGCCGATGGCCGCATCTCAATGCGCGTCCGCCCGGAAGTGTCGGAGCTCACGAACGAAGGTTCGGTCACGCTGAACGGCTATACCGTGCCTGGCATTACAACTCGCCGCGCTGAAACGACTGTGGAGCTTGGTTCCGGTCAGTCCTTCATGATCGGCGGCCTGATGCGCAATTCGCAAACCAACTCGATTGATCGAGCGCCTGGGCTCGGCAATGTGCCGGTTCTTGGGGCCCTGTTCCGGTCCACACGGTATCGCAAGAGCGAAACCGAACTCGTGATCATTGTGACGCCTTATCTCGTCAAGCCTGTATCGGCCAACCAGATTGCGCTCCCGACTGACGGGTTCAAGGCTGCGACAGATGCACAACGCATTCTGCTCGGCCAGACGCATTCCGGTGACTCGGGCGAAAAGCGCCCTGTCCCGACAGAAGCCCCGCCGGCAACGATTGTCGCGCCTTCGGTCGGTGCCAGCGCGAAGCCTTCAACCGACAAGCAGACGAAGACTTCGCAAGCGGCCCCAGCGCCTGGCTTCAGCGGAAATTAA
- the cpaB gene encoding Flp pilus assembly protein CpaB, translating to MDAKKIILLVVALIVAGGTAFMAKTMFSQASAPQVSAAVMPAKDGPQILVATRSLPVGTIIEADSFRYQPWPSELIENAYYVKGEADPASLQGTVVRTAVTAGQPLTKGALVKSGDRGFLAAALGPGMRAVTVPVSAQSGVAGFVFPGDRVDLVLTQTVSGDGGGPALKTSETFIRNVRVLAVDQSTVPEDDEGNKLVKVVATVTLEATPRIAEKIAVAQTIGSVSLSLRSIADNTAELERAIAAGEVKVPEGNDPKAEKSMLLAVASRPVDTDTTFVTGADVSRFQRRSVPRQSIAPGAAPSAPAYSGGAADPQAYGPVVKVLRGSNKTPDVIPVGGK from the coding sequence ATGGATGCGAAGAAGATTATCCTGCTCGTTGTAGCACTGATCGTCGCGGGCGGCACTGCGTTCATGGCGAAGACCATGTTCAGCCAGGCCTCTGCGCCGCAAGTGTCTGCTGCAGTGATGCCGGCAAAGGACGGTCCACAGATCCTGGTCGCGACACGTTCGCTGCCAGTCGGCACGATCATAGAAGCCGATAGCTTCCGCTATCAGCCCTGGCCCTCCGAGCTGATCGAGAATGCCTATTATGTGAAGGGCGAAGCTGATCCGGCAAGCCTGCAGGGAACAGTTGTTCGCACGGCCGTGACGGCTGGCCAGCCGCTGACCAAGGGCGCGCTCGTCAAGTCCGGCGATCGTGGCTTCCTTGCTGCGGCCCTCGGCCCGGGCATGCGCGCAGTGACTGTGCCGGTTTCGGCGCAAAGCGGCGTCGCCGGCTTCGTCTTCCCGGGAGACCGTGTTGACCTCGTGCTGACCCAGACAGTCAGTGGCGATGGCGGCGGCCCGGCCTTGAAGACCTCTGAGACCTTCATTCGCAATGTCCGCGTTCTTGCCGTCGATCAGTCGACCGTTCCGGAAGACGATGAAGGCAACAAGCTTGTCAAAGTCGTTGCGACCGTAACGCTCGAAGCAACACCACGCATCGCAGAAAAGATTGCGGTTGCCCAGACAATCGGCAGCGTCTCTCTCTCGCTGCGCTCGATCGCCGACAACACGGCCGAACTCGAACGCGCCATTGCAGCAGGCGAAGTCAAGGTTCCCGAGGGCAATGATCCAAAGGCCGAAAAGAGCATGCTGCTCGCGGTAGCATCGCGTCCGGTCGATACCGACACTACCTTCGTGACGGGTGCAGATGTTTCGCGGTTCCAGCGTCGCTCGGTCCCGCGCCAGTCAATTGCGCCTGGTGCAGCGCCAAGTGCCCCAGCCTATTCGGGCGGCGCAGCAGATCCACAAGCATATGGACCGGTGGTGAAGGTTCTCCGCGGGAGCAACAAGACGCCGGATGTCATTCCGGTGGGAGGCAAGTAA
- a CDS encoding A24 family peptidase, with protein MRIGTPEIVLLGLLATLLLVGAITDWRRRSIDNWLTATVALTAPLYWWAAGLGLWPEISIQVAVASVIFAIGIGLFAMGAMGGGDVKLLGGLALWFPGLAMMRLVIVMSIIGGILTIFMLVRHKLMKIEGQLEIPYGIAISLAGMWAIYERNLNHFG; from the coding sequence ATGAGGATCGGAACACCGGAAATCGTCCTGCTGGGACTGTTGGCAACTCTGCTTCTGGTCGGGGCCATCACGGATTGGCGACGCCGAAGCATTGACAATTGGCTAACGGCGACCGTTGCATTGACAGCACCGCTCTACTGGTGGGCCGCAGGACTTGGCCTTTGGCCTGAAATATCCATTCAGGTCGCCGTCGCATCCGTTATCTTTGCAATCGGCATTGGCCTGTTCGCAATGGGCGCAATGGGCGGCGGCGACGTAAAGCTGCTTGGCGGCCTCGCACTCTGGTTCCCGGGCCTTGCCATGATGCGGCTCGTGATCGTCATGTCGATCATTGGCGGAATTCTGACAATTTTCATGCTGGTGCGGCACAAATTGATGAAAATCGAGGGCCAGCTCGAGATACCTTACGGCATCGCAATTTCGCTCGCCGGGATGTGGGCCATCTACGAACGAAATCTTAACCATTTTGGGTGA
- a CDS encoding alpha/beta fold hydrolase has product MTSPLSVRRSYPDGSRFDAVQMRDGWPLRTFEWPIEGQAAGSILFQGGRGDIIEKYLEVFDHWHGLGWNITAFDWRGQGGSGRLSADPHVGHCTDFGVWIDDLAEFAADWTKRSAGPHVIMGHSMGGHLVLRALAEKRISPDAAVLIAPMLGFETGPLPLSLVAWLVRQLARFWPERAAWKVNERPAPRGASRQNFLTSDVDRYNDELWWKHEKPELELGPPSLKWLEQAYGSALALEASRGIGEIRLPVLLIGTYGDQLVSPAAIPRFAKRIPGSTLKMFDKSVAHEILRERDGPRDEAIALIDALLGKIGAGR; this is encoded by the coding sequence ATGACTTCTCCGCTCAGTGTCAGACGTTCCTATCCAGACGGATCCCGCTTTGACGCCGTGCAGATGCGCGATGGCTGGCCGTTGCGGACCTTTGAATGGCCGATTGAGGGGCAGGCGGCCGGATCGATCCTGTTTCAGGGTGGCCGAGGCGACATTATCGAAAAGTACCTAGAGGTATTCGATCACTGGCATGGGCTGGGCTGGAATATCACCGCCTTCGATTGGCGTGGACAAGGCGGCTCGGGGCGCCTCTCCGCCGATCCGCATGTCGGGCATTGTACCGACTTCGGTGTCTGGATAGATGATCTTGCCGAATTTGCAGCCGACTGGACGAAGCGTAGTGCCGGCCCTCATGTGATCATGGGGCACAGCATGGGCGGCCACCTTGTACTCCGTGCATTGGCAGAAAAGCGCATCTCGCCCGACGCTGCTGTGCTGATCGCCCCCATGCTCGGATTTGAGACAGGCCCGCTGCCACTGTCGCTCGTTGCCTGGCTCGTGAGGCAACTCGCGCGCTTCTGGCCAGAGCGCGCAGCCTGGAAAGTCAATGAACGGCCGGCCCCGCGCGGGGCATCGCGGCAGAATTTTCTCACGTCGGATGTGGATCGGTACAATGACGAGCTCTGGTGGAAGCATGAGAAGCCCGAACTGGAACTTGGCCCACCCAGCCTCAAATGGCTTGAACAGGCCTATGGCTCGGCACTCGCACTTGAGGCTTCCCGAGGCATTGGCGAAATTCGATTGCCGGTTCTGTTGATCGGCACTTACGGCGACCAGCTTGTGAGTCCTGCGGCCATACCGCGCTTTGCAAAGAGAATTCCCGGTTCAACGCTCAAGATGTTCGACAAAAGTGTCGCGCACGAAATCCTGCGCGAACGCGATGGCCCGAGGGATGAAGCGATTGCCCTGATCGACGCACTTCTTGGGAAGATTGGGGCAGGCCGCTGA
- a CDS encoding FAD-dependent oxidoreductase, whose protein sequence is MHYDVAIVGAGMAGASLAAELAADMSVLLLEAESQPGYHATGRSAAFWHETYGGPDVQPLSKASLSWLATPPIEVGAGSFLSPRGAITLCRSGERDKLQAFADSFAANGLSFEWLDRSGLDQHCPGLRPDWTLGLREPDCADIDVAGVHQAYLRMAARRGAVLHCNAALTSARRGGAGWNLETRHGSFSAQVLVNAAGAWADEVAAIAGVRPIGITPFRRTIIQLRFDRPIPRTLPLTIDINGQFYFKSDGGDGLWLSPHDETPSPPTDAAPEELDIAIAIDRLEHVVEWQVRQVSHKWAGLRSFAPDRLPVYGFDIADPDFFWFAGQGGFGIQTAPAAAKIGASLLTGKSAAPMIENIDAARYAPARFT, encoded by the coding sequence ATGCATTACGATGTTGCAATTGTCGGAGCTGGAATGGCAGGCGCGAGCCTTGCCGCGGAACTGGCAGCGGACATGTCCGTTCTGCTGCTGGAGGCCGAGAGTCAGCCTGGCTATCATGCGACCGGCCGTTCGGCGGCTTTCTGGCACGAGACCTATGGCGGGCCCGATGTGCAGCCGCTGTCCAAGGCGTCGCTGTCCTGGCTTGCAACACCACCGATCGAAGTGGGGGCAGGGTCTTTCCTTTCGCCCCGCGGTGCAATCACGCTGTGCCGGTCTGGAGAACGAGACAAGCTGCAGGCCTTTGCAGATTCCTTTGCGGCAAACGGCCTCAGTTTCGAATGGCTCGACCGGTCGGGCCTTGATCAGCATTGTCCTGGCCTGAGGCCGGACTGGACATTGGGCCTGCGTGAACCTGACTGTGCAGATATCGACGTTGCTGGTGTCCATCAGGCCTATCTTCGCATGGCTGCACGTCGTGGCGCTGTTCTCCATTGCAATGCAGCCCTGACGTCAGCGCGAAGAGGCGGCGCGGGCTGGAACCTCGAAACGCGCCATGGGTCGTTTTCCGCACAGGTTCTTGTCAACGCTGCCGGAGCCTGGGCGGATGAGGTAGCTGCCATTGCGGGTGTGCGACCGATTGGCATCACGCCGTTCCGGCGAACAATCATCCAGTTGCGCTTTGATAGGCCGATCCCGAGAACTCTGCCCCTGACGATCGATATCAATGGCCAGTTCTACTTCAAGTCGGACGGCGGTGACGGACTTTGGCTCAGCCCCCACGACGAAACGCCGTCACCGCCTACCGATGCTGCGCCTGAGGAATTGGACATAGCAATAGCGATCGACCGGCTTGAACACGTGGTCGAATGGCAAGTGAGGCAGGTAAGCCACAAATGGGCCGGTCTCCGGAGCTTTGCGCCGGACCGCCTTCCTGTTTACGGATTCGACATCGCGGATCCCGATTTTTTCTGGTTCGCGGGGCAGGGAGGCTTCGGGATTCAGACCGCGCCTGCCGCTGCCAAGATCGGCGCAAGCTTGCTTACGGGCAAGTCCGCTGCGCCGATGATCGAGAATATTGACGCCGCGCGATACGCGCCAGCCCGATTTACTTGA
- a CDS encoding YegP family protein produces MKFEVYKDKKGEHRWRLRHGNGNILATASEGYASKAGAMKCIENVQNSSSAEIVTLK; encoded by the coding sequence ATGAAATTCGAGGTGTACAAGGATAAGAAGGGCGAACATCGCTGGCGTCTGCGCCATGGCAATGGAAACATCCTTGCAACCGCAAGCGAGGGCTATGCCTCCAAGGCCGGAGCGATGAAGTGCATCGAGAATGTCCAGAACTCGAGCTCGGCTGAAATAGTAACGCTCAAGTAA
- the rnhA gene encoding ribonuclease HI: MNELSRVKVVTDGACKGNPGPGGWGVLIRSGTREKELSGGEKHTTNNRMELTAAIRGLEALTRPCHVTLVTDSVYVKDGITRWIHGWQRNGWRTADKKPVKNAELWQELLEATARHRIDWVWVKGHAGDEDNERADRLASDAALIAQASGA; this comes from the coding sequence ATGAATGAGCTTTCCCGCGTGAAAGTCGTCACCGACGGCGCCTGCAAGGGCAACCCGGGGCCCGGTGGCTGGGGCGTCCTTATCCGCTCCGGTACGCGAGAGAAGGAATTGTCAGGCGGCGAGAAGCACACGACCAACAACCGCATGGAATTGACTGCAGCCATTCGCGGCCTTGAGGCGCTCACGCGCCCGTGTCATGTGACCCTTGTGACTGACAGCGTCTATGTGAAAGACGGAATCACGCGCTGGATCCATGGATGGCAGCGCAATGGCTGGCGAACCGCCGACAAGAAGCCGGTCAAGAATGCCGAGCTCTGGCAGGAGCTTCTCGAGGCCACGGCGCGGCACAGGATCGATTGGGTCTGGGTCAAAGGCCATGCCGGCGATGAGGACAATGAACGGGCAGACCGACTGGCCAGCGATGCAGCCTTGATTGCACAGGCAAGCGGTGCATAA